The following proteins are co-located in the Spea bombifrons isolate aSpeBom1 chromosome 3, aSpeBom1.2.pri, whole genome shotgun sequence genome:
- the CEP57L1 gene encoding centrosomal protein CEP57L1 isoform X1 has translation MDSVLKDSIMGSLSQPPNNTHGTEFLQSKSLLPRSTASSNSYYILQAPNSKALVQALKTLQEKISRLEMEESQTRDRLKSLSSEAAERKTMLDSARENKDPSHNEESLQKNDVNTKLQATQERCSLLEKQLDYMRKMVQNAEMEKHTTIEQTLPPQENTQHKEVHVKLSKLDLLQQECLRLSHTHRSAESKIQQLEQQLSVEEQQRKLLQNKAAELQTGLEVNRILLSSAQKIPPRKIKKKKQVKTKAALSKDPVKQVYPKAGQLPFVAGKSTSSSHSLSANVQAVLHMMKHHNPRLNQEHRKGTVVDKGFRRLPPGRIMTRPSALSTGDSLTDILLALQDELGQMSLEHQELLKMIHETEDNEAREDLEREMECLVKQMETKSDQILKLKRHQEHAKKKKPTLPVKGCSATMKPPVAVERVNSDTLSTPRVKPGAPARSTVTPTSKPTLQLLKNVQKIQMTLKKDDIMWVK, from the exons ATGGACTCTGTATTGAAGGATAGCATAATGGGAAGCTTAAGTCAGCCTCCTAACAATACTCATGGGACAGAATTTCTGCAGTCCAAATCCTTACTACCCCGGAGCACAGCATCCTCAAATTCCTATTATATTCTCCAGGCACCAAACAGCAAAG CTCTTGTTCAGGCACTGAAGACTCTTCAGGAGAAGATTTCCCGCCTTGAAATGGAGGAATCACAAACTCGTGATCGTTTAAAAAGCTTATCTAGTGAGGCTGCTGAGCGCAAGACGATGTTGGATTCTGCCAGGGAAAACAAGGACCCTtctcataatgaagagtcactTCAGAAAAATG ATGTAAATACCAAGCTACAAGCAACGCAAGAGCGTTGCTCGTTATTAGAAAAGCAGCTGGACTACATGCGAAAAATGGTTCAGAATGCTGAAATGGAAAAGCACACAACGATAGAACAG ACATTGCCTCCGCAGGAAAACACACAGCATAAGGAAGTGCATGTAAAGCTGTCCAAGCTCGACCTTCTGCAACAGGAATGTCTAAGGCTCTCGCATACTCACAGAAGTGCAGAG AGCAAAATTCAGCAGCTGGAGCAACAACTGTCTGTAGAGGAACAGCAAAGGAAACTACTGCAAAATAAAGCAGCCGAA tTGCAAACTGGATTAGAAGTGAACAGAATTTTACTATCTTCAGCCCAAAAGATACCtcccagaaaaataaaaaaaaagaagcaagtgAAG ACGAAAGCTGCTCTTAGTAAGGATCCTGTTAAACAAGTTTACCCAAAGGCTGGACAGCTCCCATTTGTAGCTGGAAAG TCTACAAGTTCCAGTCATTCTCTGAGTGCAAATGTGCAAGCTGTTTTGCACATGATGAAACATCATAATCCTCGACTCAACCAGGAGCACCGTAAGGGCACTGTAGTGGACAAAGGTTTTAGACGTTTGCCTCCTGGTCGCATCATGACCAGGCCTTCAGCTCTCTCCACGGGTGACAGTCTGACTGACATTCTCCTGGCTTTGCAAGATGAACTGGGGCAAATGAGCTT GGAGCATCAGGAGCTTCTAAAGATGATACATGAAACCGAAGACAATGAGGCACGTGAAGATCTAGAGCGTGAAATGGAATGTCTTGTTAAGCAAATGGAAACTAAAAGTGACCAAATACTCAAGCTGAAACGGCATCAGGAGCAT gctaaaaaaaagaaacctactCTACCTGTAAAAGGATGTTCTGCTACTATGAAGCCACCTGTGGCAGTAGAGCGTGTCAACAGTGACACTCTGAGCACCCCCAGGGTAAAGCCGGGAGCTCCAGCAAGAAGTACTGTGACTCCCACAAGCAAACCAACACTCCAACTgctgaaaaatgtgcaaaaaattcAGATGACATTAAAGAAAGATGACATAATGTgggtgaaataa
- the CEP57L1 gene encoding centrosomal protein CEP57L1 isoform X2 — MDSVLKDSIMGSLSQPPNNTHGTEFLQSKSLLPRSTASSNSYYILQAPNSKALVQALKTLQEKISRLEMEESQTRDRLKSLSSEAAERKTMLDSARENKDPSHNEESLQKNDVNTKLQATQERCSLLEKQLDYMRKMVQNAEMEKHTTIEQENTQHKEVHVKLSKLDLLQQECLRLSHTHRSAESKIQQLEQQLSVEEQQRKLLQNKAAELQTGLEVNRILLSSAQKIPPRKIKKKKQVKTKAALSKDPVKQVYPKAGQLPFVAGKSTSSSHSLSANVQAVLHMMKHHNPRLNQEHRKGTVVDKGFRRLPPGRIMTRPSALSTGDSLTDILLALQDELGQMSLEHQELLKMIHETEDNEAREDLEREMECLVKQMETKSDQILKLKRHQEHAKKKKPTLPVKGCSATMKPPVAVERVNSDTLSTPRVKPGAPARSTVTPTSKPTLQLLKNVQKIQMTLKKDDIMWVK; from the exons ATGGACTCTGTATTGAAGGATAGCATAATGGGAAGCTTAAGTCAGCCTCCTAACAATACTCATGGGACAGAATTTCTGCAGTCCAAATCCTTACTACCCCGGAGCACAGCATCCTCAAATTCCTATTATATTCTCCAGGCACCAAACAGCAAAG CTCTTGTTCAGGCACTGAAGACTCTTCAGGAGAAGATTTCCCGCCTTGAAATGGAGGAATCACAAACTCGTGATCGTTTAAAAAGCTTATCTAGTGAGGCTGCTGAGCGCAAGACGATGTTGGATTCTGCCAGGGAAAACAAGGACCCTtctcataatgaagagtcactTCAGAAAAATG ATGTAAATACCAAGCTACAAGCAACGCAAGAGCGTTGCTCGTTATTAGAAAAGCAGCTGGACTACATGCGAAAAATGGTTCAGAATGCTGAAATGGAAAAGCACACAACGATAGAACAG GAAAACACACAGCATAAGGAAGTGCATGTAAAGCTGTCCAAGCTCGACCTTCTGCAACAGGAATGTCTAAGGCTCTCGCATACTCACAGAAGTGCAGAG AGCAAAATTCAGCAGCTGGAGCAACAACTGTCTGTAGAGGAACAGCAAAGGAAACTACTGCAAAATAAAGCAGCCGAA tTGCAAACTGGATTAGAAGTGAACAGAATTTTACTATCTTCAGCCCAAAAGATACCtcccagaaaaataaaaaaaaagaagcaagtgAAG ACGAAAGCTGCTCTTAGTAAGGATCCTGTTAAACAAGTTTACCCAAAGGCTGGACAGCTCCCATTTGTAGCTGGAAAG TCTACAAGTTCCAGTCATTCTCTGAGTGCAAATGTGCAAGCTGTTTTGCACATGATGAAACATCATAATCCTCGACTCAACCAGGAGCACCGTAAGGGCACTGTAGTGGACAAAGGTTTTAGACGTTTGCCTCCTGGTCGCATCATGACCAGGCCTTCAGCTCTCTCCACGGGTGACAGTCTGACTGACATTCTCCTGGCTTTGCAAGATGAACTGGGGCAAATGAGCTT GGAGCATCAGGAGCTTCTAAAGATGATACATGAAACCGAAGACAATGAGGCACGTGAAGATCTAGAGCGTGAAATGGAATGTCTTGTTAAGCAAATGGAAACTAAAAGTGACCAAATACTCAAGCTGAAACGGCATCAGGAGCAT gctaaaaaaaagaaacctactCTACCTGTAAAAGGATGTTCTGCTACTATGAAGCCACCTGTGGCAGTAGAGCGTGTCAACAGTGACACTCTGAGCACCCCCAGGGTAAAGCCGGGAGCTCCAGCAAGAAGTACTGTGACTCCCACAAGCAAACCAACACTCCAACTgctgaaaaatgtgcaaaaaattcAGATGACATTAAAGAAAGATGACATAATGTgggtgaaataa